One segment of Primulina tabacum isolate GXHZ01 chromosome 14, ASM2559414v2, whole genome shotgun sequence DNA contains the following:
- the LOC142525587 gene encoding U-box domain-containing protein 24-like isoform X1 has protein sequence MIVLASLKSRLSSGGQDEVRVCLKQLLDLCEQRETHLKWLILEDYIPTLIELLCVKDPSIRNQTLQILCLLAKYNDDAKEIIAKVENAIKYIVRSLGKQIGEGKLAVALLLELSKCESVRDYVGDAQGCILLLVTMLTSDDHQAATDANNVLDNLAFSDDNVVLMANNNYFKYLLRRLSTGPDHVQMAMAKTLWEMELTNHNKSSLVEDGVLDLLLLLVSHDDVEMK, from the exons ATGATTGTTCTTGCTTCTCTTAAATCAAGACTCTCATCAGGGGGGCAGGATGAAGTTCGTGTTTGTCTGAAACAGTTACTGGATCTCTGCGAGCAAAGGGAAACACACCTAAAATGGTTGATATTGGAGGATTACATACCTACTCTTATCGAGCTTCTCTGTGTTAAAGATCCGAGTATCAGGAACCAGACCCTTCAGATACTTTGTTTGCTGGCAAAGTATAATGATGATGCTAAG GAAATAATTGCTAAAGTTGAGAATGCAATTAAATACATTGTTCGGTCTCTTGGAAAGCAAATTGGGGAAGGGAAATTGGCCGTGGCATTACTGCTggaactgtcgaaatgtgaatcaGTGCGTGACTACGTTGGTGATGCTCAAGGCTGCATACTTCTTCTTGTAACTATGTTAACCAGTGATGACCATCAAGCTGCCACAGATGCAAATAATGTTTTGGATAACCTTGCATTCTCGGATGACAATGTTGTTCTTATGGCTAATAATAACTATTTTAAATATCTTCTGCGACGTCTCTCCACTG GGCCCGATCATGTCCAGATGGCAATGGCAAAAACTTTGTGGGAGATGGAATTGACGAATCATAACAAATCATCTCTAGTAGAAGATGGTGTCTTGGATTTACTTCTTCTCTTGGTCTCCCATGATGATGTTGAGATGAAATAG
- the LOC142525587 gene encoding uncharacterized protein LOC142525587 isoform X2, with protein MIVLASLKSRLSSGGQDEVRVCLKQLLDLCEQRETHLKWLILEDYIPTLIELLCVKDPSIRNQTLQILCLLAKYNDDAKEIIAKVENAIKYIVRSLGKQIGEGKLAVALLLELSKCESVRDYVGPDHVQMAMAKTLWEMELTNHNKSSLVEDGVLDLLLLLVSHDDVEMK; from the exons ATGATTGTTCTTGCTTCTCTTAAATCAAGACTCTCATCAGGGGGGCAGGATGAAGTTCGTGTTTGTCTGAAACAGTTACTGGATCTCTGCGAGCAAAGGGAAACACACCTAAAATGGTTGATATTGGAGGATTACATACCTACTCTTATCGAGCTTCTCTGTGTTAAAGATCCGAGTATCAGGAACCAGACCCTTCAGATACTTTGTTTGCTGGCAAAGTATAATGATGATGCTAAG GAAATAATTGCTAAAGTTGAGAATGCAATTAAATACATTGTTCGGTCTCTTGGAAAGCAAATTGGGGAAGGGAAATTGGCCGTGGCATTACTGCTggaactgtcgaaatgtgaatcaGTGCGTGACTACGTTG GGCCCGATCATGTCCAGATGGCAATGGCAAAAACTTTGTGGGAGATGGAATTGACGAATCATAACAAATCATCTCTAGTAGAAGATGGTGTCTTGGATTTACTTCTTCTCTTGGTCTCCCATGATGATGTTGAGATGAAATAG